From Mesobacillus boroniphilus, the proteins below share one genomic window:
- the recX gene encoding recombination regulator RecX, whose protein sequence is MPVITKISVQKHNKERYSIFTDSGRGEEYAFSVDEDILIKHNLKKGMELDDFSVTEMLFQDDIRKAYNTAINYLAHRMRSEAEVREYLIKKEIAEPVIKEAIHKLYEYKFLNDEEFANAFVRTQLNTTDKGAEVIKMELKNKGISPDLISKVAEEVSFDEQLEKAIKLSDKYAQKNKKDSSRILKQKIEQMLQRKGYSFAIIRAALDETKVEKEEDDEMDALRIQGEKLHNKYSKVPEREYRQKLKMALYRKGFPMEMIDEFISEKENEE, encoded by the coding sequence ATGCCAGTGATCACAAAGATTTCCGTCCAAAAACATAATAAAGAACGATACAGCATTTTTACCGACAGCGGACGAGGGGAAGAGTATGCCTTCAGCGTTGATGAAGATATACTGATTAAGCACAACCTGAAAAAAGGGATGGAGCTCGATGACTTTTCAGTAACAGAAATGCTTTTCCAGGATGACATCCGCAAAGCTTATAATACAGCGATCAATTATTTAGCACACCGCATGAGGTCTGAAGCTGAAGTACGTGAATACCTGATAAAAAAAGAAATTGCTGAACCAGTCATAAAAGAAGCAATCCATAAATTATATGAATACAAATTCCTGAATGACGAGGAGTTTGCCAATGCATTTGTCCGAACCCAGCTCAATACGACGGACAAGGGAGCCGAGGTCATTAAAATGGAATTAAAGAATAAAGGGATATCTCCAGATCTGATCTCTAAGGTAGCAGAAGAGGTTTCGTTCGATGAACAGCTGGAAAAAGCGATTAAACTTAGTGATAAATATGCACAAAAGAATAAGAAGGATTCTTCAAGAATTCTTAAACAGAAGATAGAGCAGATGCTTCAGCGTAAAGGATATTCCTTCGCGATCATCCGGGCTGCCCTGGATGAAACAAAAGTGGAGAAAGAAGAAGACGATGAGATGGACGCATTAAGGATTCAGGGGGAGAAGCTGCACAATAAATACAGTAAAGTGCCAGAACGTGAATATAGGCAAAAGCTGAAAATGGCGTTGTACCGTAAAGGGTTTCCAATGGAAATGATTGATGAATTCATTTCTGAAAAAGAAAATGAGGAATAA
- a CDS encoding SDR family NAD(P)-dependent oxidoreductase: MKAIIVTGAGTGLGRELSLLLAKQDYHLILTGRTEDKLNNVKAQIEQSGGSATALALDLRNLEDIKEKALLISKKHEIYGLVNNAGLGHFGPFSETSDIEIEEMFQTNVFGTIQMTKAILPYLELNNAGLILNIVSTAGLRGKKNEAIYCSSKFAVRGFTESLQKEYDGTGIRFVAAYMGGMNTPFWDESEHVADPSRLRSPAGVAEIIIENLEKDEIVIESKKS; the protein is encoded by the coding sequence ATGAAAGCGATCATTGTTACTGGAGCCGGTACCGGACTTGGGAGAGAACTCTCGTTGCTGTTGGCCAAGCAGGACTACCATCTGATTTTAACTGGAAGAACTGAGGATAAGCTAAATAACGTAAAAGCGCAGATCGAACAATCAGGCGGCAGCGCCACTGCTCTGGCACTCGATCTTCGCAACCTTGAGGATATAAAGGAAAAAGCTCTATTGATCAGCAAAAAGCATGAGATATACGGTCTCGTGAATAATGCAGGTCTCGGTCATTTCGGCCCGTTCTCCGAAACATCCGACATAGAAATTGAAGAGATGTTCCAGACGAACGTCTTCGGGACAATCCAAATGACGAAAGCGATTCTTCCTTACCTGGAATTGAATAATGCTGGTCTGATCCTTAACATCGTATCAACCGCAGGCCTTCGCGGTAAAAAGAATGAGGCAATCTACTGCTCCAGCAAATTTGCAGTCAGAGGCTTCACTGAAAGCCTGCAAAAGGAGTACGATGGAACAGGAATCCGTTTCGTCGCTGCCTATATGGGAGGCATGAACACCCCATTCTGGGATGAAAGCGAACATGTAGCTGACCCATCAAGACTTCGCTCCCCCGCTGGAGTGGCGGAAATCATCATCGAAAATCTCGAAAAAGACGAAATTGTTATAGAATCCAAAAAATCATGA
- a CDS encoding YfhH family protein, with amino-acid sequence MAREKRYSELNEYELNQEIASLRDKARKSEQMGMVSELAVYERKIAMAKSYMLNPDDFKPGEIYAIDGDPGSFFKIDYMNGVFAWGERLNGDGKEEALPISLLLKLEQNQM; translated from the coding sequence ATGGCTAGAGAAAAACGTTACAGCGAGTTGAATGAATACGAATTGAACCAGGAAATCGCCAGTCTTCGGGATAAGGCAAGGAAATCAGAGCAGATGGGGATGGTAAGTGAACTTGCCGTTTATGAACGAAAAATTGCTATGGCCAAGTCCTATATGCTGAATCCTGATGATTTTAAGCCAGGCGAAATTTATGCTATTGATGGCGATCCGGGATCTTTTTTCAAAATTGATTATATGAATGGCGTATTTGCTTGGGGCGAACGCCTTAATGGAGATGGAAAAGAAGAAGCACTGCCGATTTCTCTCTTGTTAAAATTGGAACAAAACCAGATGTAA
- a CDS encoding small, acid-soluble spore protein K: MRNKVTNFPNQNNNKLEGEPRAKAEYASRRADGTINTHPQERMYASSHREDDTSAVIKDH, translated from the coding sequence ATGCGAAATAAAGTAACCAACTTCCCAAACCAGAACAACAATAAGCTTGAGGGCGAACCTCGGGCAAAAGCTGAGTATGCTTCTAGAAGAGCTGATGGCACCATCAATACTCATCCTCAGGAGCGTATGTACGCATCCTCTCACCGTGAGGATGACACTTCAGCAGTTATCAAGGACCATTAA
- a CDS encoding YfhJ family protein, which produces MQETHERLASLLKEKNNGITYEQALTWVELLWGDFESTYAKAGHEYMGSEMTEKVVRQWIENYGGQLHEFVARNPKYKHLLDQQDSGNTH; this is translated from the coding sequence ATGCAAGAAACTCATGAAAGGCTAGCCAGCCTGCTAAAGGAAAAAAACAATGGCATCACTTATGAACAGGCATTGACATGGGTAGAGCTTTTGTGGGGAGACTTCGAGTCCACCTACGCAAAAGCAGGACATGAATATATGGGCAGCGAAATGACTGAAAAAGTCGTCCGTCAATGGATTGAAAATTACGGTGGACAGCTGCATGAATTCGTTGCCAGGAATCCAAAGTATAAGCATTTATTGGATCAGCAGGATTCTGGAAATACGCACTAA
- a CDS encoding metal-dependent hydrolase, producing the protein MDTGTHVVMGFALGGLATLDPAVSESTVTGSSVLIATLVGSQIPDIDTVLKLRNNAVYIRNHRGITHSIPAVLLWPLLISGTIYFFYPEANLLHLWIWTFIAVFLHVFVDIFNAYGTQALRPFSSKWVALGVINTFDPIIFALHVVGLFLWAFGYHPGYTFLTIYAVLVFYYIYRFIMKHRIRRAVENIVPDATDIIIAPTMKFNHWRVAVMNKHQFFVGRGHKHHVRILDQFNRVPVPETPVLEAAKKDKNLSAFLSFSPVYRWECDEYDDYYEVRFIDLRYRSNGHYPFVAVVNLSKDLEVLSSYTGWIYSEEKLRKKLEFLPGEG; encoded by the coding sequence ATGGATACAGGAACCCATGTTGTGATGGGGTTCGCTCTTGGCGGGTTAGCTACGCTTGATCCTGCTGTAAGCGAAAGCACCGTTACTGGCTCAAGCGTTCTGATTGCTACACTTGTTGGCTCGCAAATCCCTGATATCGATACTGTATTGAAATTGAGGAATAATGCTGTCTATATACGGAATCACCGTGGCATTACCCATTCGATCCCAGCAGTCCTCCTGTGGCCGCTGCTTATTTCTGGGACAATCTACTTTTTCTACCCAGAAGCAAATTTGCTGCATTTATGGATTTGGACATTTATTGCTGTATTCCTTCATGTTTTTGTCGACATTTTCAATGCATATGGGACACAGGCATTGCGTCCTTTCTCGTCGAAATGGGTCGCTCTGGGGGTAATCAATACATTTGACCCGATTATTTTTGCGCTTCATGTCGTTGGTTTGTTTCTCTGGGCATTTGGATATCACCCTGGATATACATTTTTAACGATCTATGCAGTCCTGGTGTTCTACTATATTTATCGCTTCATCATGAAGCATCGTATCAGACGGGCAGTTGAAAATATTGTCCCGGATGCTACAGATATCATTATCGCCCCGACAATGAAATTCAATCATTGGCGGGTCGCGGTCATGAACAAGCACCAGTTCTTTGTCGGCCGTGGGCATAAGCACCATGTGAGAATTCTCGATCAATTCAATCGTGTACCAGTCCCGGAAACTCCAGTGCTGGAAGCAGCAAAGAAAGACAAGAACCTGTCAGCGTTCCTGTCCTTCTCACCTGTCTACCGCTGGGAATGCGATGAATATGATGACTATTACGAAGTCAGGTTCATTGACCTGCGCTATCGCAGCAACGGACACTATCCATTCGTCGCCGTCGTGAACCTCAGCAAGGACTTGGAAGTCCTAAGCTCGTACACCGGATGGATTTACAGCGAGGAAAAGCTAAGAAAGAAATTGGAGTTCCTTCCTGGAGAAGGATAA
- the mutY gene encoding A/G-specific adenine glycosylase: MDIKSFQDDLIGWFTSEQRELPWRKDQDPYKVWVSEIMLQQTRVDTVIPYFNRFLENFPTIEALANADEEKVLKAWEGLGYYSRVRNLQSAVREVHEKYGGKVPDSPSEISSLKGVGPYTAGAILSIAYGKPEPAVDGNVMRVLSRILLIWDDIAKPASRKIFEAAVRELISHENPSFFNQAVMELGALICTPTSPSCLLCPVREHCEAFHEGVQNELPVKTKKKKQKNVQLAAGIFKDDKGRILIRKRPETGLLANLWEFPTVELSLDFQRQRDQLSEHFEETYGLTPKIGDSIGEINHVFSHLVWNIQVFSGQFKGDISETPQLKLVTEQQIEEFAFPVPYQKMLKQYMEYKKAD, from the coding sequence ATGGATATAAAATCCTTTCAGGATGACTTAATAGGGTGGTTTACTAGTGAGCAGCGTGAACTGCCATGGAGAAAGGATCAGGATCCTTACAAAGTGTGGGTATCTGAGATCATGCTCCAACAAACACGAGTAGATACTGTCATCCCTTATTTTAATCGATTCTTGGAAAATTTTCCAACGATAGAAGCGCTTGCGAATGCTGATGAAGAAAAGGTGCTCAAAGCATGGGAAGGACTCGGTTATTATTCCCGGGTCCGGAATTTACAATCCGCTGTAAGAGAAGTTCATGAGAAATACGGTGGAAAAGTCCCTGATTCACCATCAGAGATTTCTTCTTTAAAAGGTGTCGGCCCATATACGGCAGGAGCAATCCTGAGCATTGCTTATGGAAAGCCGGAACCAGCTGTCGATGGCAACGTCATGAGGGTTTTATCCCGTATTTTGCTGATTTGGGATGATATTGCGAAGCCTGCGTCCCGTAAAATTTTTGAAGCGGCGGTCAGGGAGCTAATATCCCACGAAAATCCCTCCTTTTTCAATCAGGCGGTAATGGAGCTTGGAGCCCTTATTTGCACCCCGACCTCTCCTTCCTGCCTGCTTTGCCCGGTCAGGGAACACTGTGAGGCATTCCATGAAGGAGTGCAAAATGAATTGCCTGTAAAAACAAAAAAGAAGAAACAGAAAAATGTCCAGCTTGCTGCCGGGATTTTTAAAGACGATAAAGGAAGAATCCTTATACGGAAAAGACCTGAAACCGGCTTGCTGGCAAACTTGTGGGAGTTTCCGACAGTTGAGTTGAGCCTCGACTTCCAGAGACAGAGAGACCAGTTGTCTGAGCATTTCGAAGAGACCTATGGCTTAACACCAAAGATAGGTGATTCCATAGGGGAAATCAATCATGTATTTTCGCATCTGGTATGGAACATACAGGTGTTCAGCGGACAATTTAAGGGCGACATCTCAGAAACGCCGCAGCTGAAACTAGTTACCGAGCAGCAAATCGAGGAGTTTGCATTTCCGGTGCCATACCAAAAAATGCTGAAGCAGTATATGGAATATAAAAAGGCTGACTAA
- the fabL gene encoding enoyl-[acyl-carrier-protein] reductase FabL → MTQKVALITGSSRGIGKAAAIKLAKEGYDIVVNYARSKKAAQETAEQIEALGRKVLVVKANVGDVSKIKAMFEQIDTEFGRLDVFVNNAASGVLRPAMELEESHWDWTMNINSKALLFCAQEAAKLMERNGGGKIVSISSLGSIRYLENYTTVGVSKAALEALTRYLAVELARKNIVVNAVSGGAVDTEALTHFPNREDLLAEAREKTPAGRMVEIDDMINAIMFLLKDESSMIRGQTLIVDGGISLLV, encoded by the coding sequence ATGACACAAAAAGTTGCACTTATTACCGGAAGCAGCCGAGGAATCGGAAAAGCTGCGGCCATCAAGCTCGCAAAAGAAGGGTATGACATCGTCGTCAATTATGCCCGCAGCAAAAAGGCAGCCCAGGAAACTGCAGAGCAAATCGAAGCCCTTGGCAGGAAAGTCCTTGTCGTTAAGGCGAATGTCGGGGATGTCAGCAAAATCAAAGCAATGTTCGAACAAATCGATACGGAATTCGGAAGACTTGATGTCTTTGTTAACAATGCAGCCTCAGGCGTACTGCGACCGGCAATGGAGCTTGAGGAATCTCATTGGGATTGGACGATGAACATCAATAGTAAGGCGCTGTTGTTTTGTGCACAGGAGGCGGCGAAGCTGATGGAAAGGAATGGCGGAGGTAAAATTGTCAGCATCAGCTCGCTGGGCTCGATTCGATACTTGGAAAACTATACAACAGTGGGGGTTTCCAAGGCGGCTCTGGAAGCATTGACACGCTATCTAGCGGTAGAGTTAGCACGTAAAAATATCGTTGTCAACGCCGTTTCAGGAGGGGCTGTCGATACAGAAGCATTGACACACTTCCCAAATAGAGAGGACCTCCTGGCTGAGGCTAGAGAAAAAACCCCTGCTGGAAGAATGGTCGAAATCGACGATATGATCAATGCCATCATGTTCCTGCTGAAGGATGAATCCAGCATGATCCGTGGCCAGACACTCATCGTCGATGGCGGTATCTCGTTGTTAGTGTAA
- a CDS encoding gamma-type small acid-soluble spore protein, whose product MAKQPNQTQAGTNIQHVKQQNAQQAGGQGQYGAEFASETNAAEVRKQNQQAEARKGQNSGQQS is encoded by the coding sequence ATGGCAAAACAACCAAACCAAACTCAAGCTGGAACAAACATTCAGCACGTGAAGCAGCAAAACGCTCAACAAGCTGGTGGACAAGGCCAATACGGTGCTGAATTCGCTAGCGAAACAAACGCTGCAGAAGTACGCAAGCAAAACCAGCAAGCTGAAGCTCGCAAAGGCCAAAACTCTGGCCAACAGAGCTAA
- a CDS encoding YgaB family protein: MDKFNELVSTQMQTMEKLLYLQSELERCQEIEKQLDALKQSAELEDLRMEIDRKKHDLREIHRMFEKQTEEVIHTYQELAMSYR; encoded by the coding sequence ATGGATAAATTTAACGAGTTGGTTTCTACACAAATGCAAACGATGGAAAAGCTTCTATATCTGCAGTCTGAATTGGAAAGATGTCAGGAGATTGAAAAGCAGCTGGATGCCCTTAAGCAAAGTGCTGAACTAGAGGACCTTCGGATGGAAATTGACCGAAAAAAGCATGATTTAAGGGAAATTCATCGGATGTTTGAAAAGCAGACTGAGGAAGTTATCCATACGTACCAAGAGCTTGCTATGAGCTATCGTTAA
- the ntdP gene encoding nucleoside tri-diphosphate phosphatase translates to MGVPTEGEPVQIHSYKHNGHIHRVWEETTVLKGTQNLVIGGNDRTVVTESDGRTWITREPAICYFHSQLWFNVIGMIREDGVYYYCNISSPFIFDGEALKYIDYDLDIKVFPDMTFNLLDEDEYERHRKEMQYPDVIDKILKYNVEKLKRWIRQRKGPFAPDFIDIYYERYLTYRR, encoded by the coding sequence ATGGGCGTACCCACAGAAGGTGAACCGGTCCAAATCCATAGTTATAAGCATAATGGGCACATCCATCGAGTCTGGGAAGAAACTACCGTCTTAAAAGGAACGCAAAATCTTGTGATTGGCGGAAATGATCGGACAGTCGTGACTGAGTCAGATGGCAGAACTTGGATTACGCGAGAGCCTGCAATCTGTTACTTCCACTCGCAGCTATGGTTTAACGTTATAGGCATGATTCGGGAAGATGGCGTGTATTATTACTGCAATATTAGTTCTCCATTTATTTTTGATGGAGAAGCGCTGAAATATATTGACTATGATCTCGATATTAAAGTTTTTCCAGATATGACGTTTAATCTGCTCGATGAAGATGAATATGAACGCCATCGAAAAGAAATGCAATACCCTGATGTGATCGATAAGATATTGAAATATAATGTTGAAAAGCTCAAGCGCTGGATCAGGCAAAGGAAGGGTCCCTTTGCGCCAGATTTTATCGACATTTATTATGAACGGTATTTAACCTATCGTCGTTAA
- a CDS encoding ABC transporter ATP-binding protein: MGSIRRYLKFVKPYRLQIIGTILIGILKFAIPLLIPLLIKFVLDDVIGNETLEKDEKIDKLVWVMGVMIVVFVVLRPPIEYYRQYFAQWTASKILYDIRDRLFTHMQRLSYKYYSNTRAGEVISRMINDVEQTKTFVVTGLMNLWLDVATILIAAAIMFSMDVQLTFVSLILFPFYAFSVKFFFGNLRKLTRERSQALAGVQSYLHERVAGISVIKSFAIEDYEQTQFDRQNKNFLTKALEHTSWNAKAFAVVNTITDIAPLLVIGFSGYQVLQGNLTIGEMAAFIAYIDRLYNPLRRLVNSSTTLTQSIASMDRVFEFMDEKYDIKDSPDAIELKKVHGDISFRNVSFSYEEDGETVLKNLNIEVNKGETIALVGMSGGGKSSFVSLIPRFFDVTDGEILLDGKDIRAFKVRSLRDKIGMVAQDNILFSESVKSNILLGRPGASDEEVIQAAKAANAHDFIMNLPEGYDTKVGERGVKLSGGQKQRVAIARVFLKNPPILILDEATSALDLESEHLIQEAIEKLAKDRTTFVVAHRLSTITHADRIVLIEHGEIVEDGSHDELMVKQGGYHRLFQVQQLES, translated from the coding sequence ATGGGCAGCATCCGCAGATACTTGAAATTCGTAAAACCATATCGGCTGCAAATCATCGGAACCATCCTCATCGGAATCCTTAAATTTGCGATTCCTTTATTGATTCCACTTTTAATCAAATTTGTCCTTGATGATGTCATCGGTAATGAAACACTGGAAAAGGATGAAAAAATAGACAAACTGGTTTGGGTAATGGGCGTCATGATCGTCGTTTTTGTCGTGCTCAGGCCGCCTATTGAATACTATCGTCAGTATTTTGCACAGTGGACAGCGAGCAAAATCCTCTACGACATTAGAGACAGACTATTTACCCATATGCAGAGGCTCAGTTATAAATATTATTCCAATACGAGAGCGGGAGAGGTCATCTCAAGGATGATCAATGATGTCGAGCAAACAAAGACCTTCGTTGTTACTGGACTGATGAACCTGTGGCTTGACGTTGCTACGATTTTGATAGCAGCTGCTATCATGTTCTCTATGGATGTCCAGTTGACATTTGTCTCACTGATCCTGTTCCCTTTTTACGCTTTTTCGGTAAAATTCTTCTTCGGGAATCTTCGTAAGCTTACGAGGGAACGGTCACAGGCGCTCGCAGGGGTGCAAAGCTATTTACATGAGAGAGTGGCTGGAATCTCGGTGATCAAAAGCTTCGCGATTGAGGATTATGAGCAGACACAGTTTGACCGACAGAATAAAAACTTTTTGACAAAAGCTCTCGAGCATACAAGCTGGAACGCAAAAGCATTTGCAGTAGTCAATACGATTACTGATATAGCGCCGCTGCTAGTCATTGGCTTTTCGGGTTACCAGGTACTTCAAGGCAATCTTACCATCGGGGAAATGGCCGCTTTCATCGCATATATCGACCGCCTATATAACCCTCTGCGCAGGCTGGTGAATTCATCGACTACATTGACACAGTCGATTGCTTCAATGGACCGCGTTTTTGAGTTCATGGATGAAAAGTACGATATAAAGGATTCTCCTGATGCTATTGAATTGAAAAAAGTGCATGGGGATATATCTTTTAGAAATGTAAGCTTCTCATATGAGGAAGATGGGGAGACGGTACTTAAGAATTTGAATATAGAGGTTAACAAGGGAGAAACAATTGCCCTGGTCGGAATGAGCGGTGGCGGAAAATCCTCGTTTGTCAGCCTGATTCCAAGATTCTTTGACGTTACCGATGGCGAGATCCTCCTTGATGGGAAGGACATCCGCGCATTCAAGGTCCGTTCCCTGCGCGATAAAATCGGCATGGTTGCGCAGGATAATATTTTGTTCAGTGAATCGGTCAAATCAAATATCCTGTTAGGCAGGCCGGGAGCCAGTGATGAGGAAGTAATCCAAGCGGCAAAGGCAGCAAATGCCCATGATTTTATTATGAATCTGCCAGAAGGCTATGATACGAAAGTCGGGGAAAGGGGAGTCAAGCTTTCCGGGGGCCAAAAACAGCGTGTTGCGATAGCGCGCGTATTCCTGAAGAATCCACCGATTTTAATTCTTGACGAAGCAACATCAGCGCTTGATCTTGAGAGTGAGCATCTTATTCAGGAAGCGATAGAGAAGCTGGCGAAAGACAGGACAACATTTGTTGTAGCCCACCGTTTATCCACGATTACTCATGCCGACAGGATTGTCCTCATTGAGCACGGCGAAATCGTCGAGGACGGCAGCCATGATGAATTGATGGTAAAGCAGGGTGGCTATCATAGACTCTTCCAGGTGCAGCAGCTTGAAAGTTAA
- a CDS encoding ABC transporter ATP-binding protein, translated as MVHAPVLDVKNLKTSFITKDGEIPAVDDVSFSVNKGEILGIVGESGSGKSVTSLSIMKLIPQPPGKIAGGEILLNGEDLVHASERRMREIRGNDVAMIFQEPMTSLNPLFTIGEQLVEALKIHKKLGKKAAYQQAVEMLKLVGLPRAEQIIKEYPHQLSGGMRQRVMIAMALSCHPRVLIADEPTTALDVTIQAQILALMKDLNEKLETAIIMITHDLGVVAEVCQRVVVMYAGKIVEEGLVGDIFKNPKHPYTLGLLKSIPDIRDKQERLYSIPGNVPKPGSIKVGCRFAARCEFVMDRCLSEDPELYETGRPGHTVRCLLHEKEGVANDRSTVKS; from the coding sequence GTGGTACATGCTCCGGTTTTAGATGTAAAAAACTTAAAGACATCATTTATCACTAAAGATGGTGAGATTCCTGCAGTAGATGATGTAAGCTTTTCGGTTAACAAAGGAGAAATCCTCGGGATAGTCGGAGAATCGGGCAGCGGAAAAAGCGTAACTTCCTTATCAATCATGAAGCTGATTCCCCAGCCTCCGGGAAAAATCGCTGGCGGGGAGATCCTACTCAATGGTGAAGACCTGGTGCATGCTTCGGAAAGAAGAATGCGGGAAATTCGCGGAAATGATGTCGCAATGATTTTCCAGGAACCCATGACCTCGTTGAACCCATTATTTACAATTGGTGAACAGCTCGTTGAGGCTTTAAAAATACATAAGAAGCTGGGTAAAAAAGCTGCTTATCAGCAGGCTGTGGAGATGCTGAAGCTTGTTGGACTGCCAAGAGCAGAACAAATCATTAAGGAATATCCTCATCAGCTTTCTGGTGGAATGAGACAGAGGGTCATGATTGCAATGGCATTGAGCTGCCATCCGCGGGTGCTGATTGCGGATGAACCTACAACGGCGCTTGATGTGACCATCCAGGCGCAAATCCTGGCGTTGATGAAGGATCTGAACGAAAAGCTTGAAACGGCGATTATCATGATCACTCATGACCTAGGTGTTGTCGCTGAGGTTTGCCAGCGTGTCGTCGTCATGTATGCCGGGAAAATCGTCGAGGAAGGGCTAGTAGGGGATATCTTCAAAAATCCGAAGCACCCGTATACTCTCGGCCTGCTCAAATCGATTCCGGATATCAGGGATAAACAGGAGCGGCTATACTCCATTCCTGGTAACGTGCCGAAGCCGGGTTCAATTAAGGTTGGCTGCAGGTTCGCGGCAAGATGCGAATTTGTCATGGACAGATGCCTGAGCGAAGATCCTGAACTCTATGAAACTGGCAGGCCTGGCCATACCGTTCGCTGCCTGCTGCATGAGAAGGAGGGAGTAGCCAATGACAGAAGTACTGTTAAAAGTTGA
- a CDS encoding ABC transporter ATP-binding protein, which translates to MTEVLLKVDGLKKYFPITGGILGKQTGAVKAVDDISFWVNKGETLGLVGESGCGKSTTGRMLMRLTDPTEGQVVFEGKDLVTLSDNDMRKARKDMQMVFQDPFASLNPRHTVEKILEEPLIVHGIGTKKERKQMVKEMLEVVGLSSYHAKRYPHQFSGGQRQRIGIARALMTRPKLIIADEPVSALDVSIQSQVLNLLEDLQKEFQLTYIFIAHDLGVVRHISDRVGVMYLGRLVEITEADKLYEKPLHPYTRALLSAVPIPDPDVKRDQELLTGDIPSPANPPQGCAFHTRCKECMDICKTDRPVLKEIEPGHFAACHLYS; encoded by the coding sequence ATGACAGAAGTACTGTTAAAAGTTGATGGATTAAAAAAATATTTTCCTATTACTGGCGGCATCCTTGGTAAACAGACGGGTGCTGTGAAAGCTGTTGATGATATCAGCTTTTGGGTGAATAAAGGGGAAACACTTGGCCTTGTTGGCGAGTCAGGCTGCGGCAAATCAACTACAGGAAGAATGCTGATGCGCCTGACCGACCCGACAGAAGGGCAAGTCGTTTTCGAAGGGAAAGACCTTGTGACCCTCTCGGACAACGATATGCGCAAAGCCCGTAAGGATATGCAGATGGTCTTCCAAGATCCATTTGCTTCACTGAATCCGAGGCATACAGTAGAGAAAATCCTGGAGGAACCTTTGATTGTCCATGGAATCGGGACAAAGAAGGAACGAAAGCAGATGGTCAAGGAAATGCTTGAGGTAGTAGGGCTCAGCAGCTACCATGCCAAAAGGTATCCACACCAGTTCAGCGGCGGACAGCGCCAGCGGATCGGGATTGCCCGGGCGCTGATGACGAGACCGAAGCTAATCATAGCCGATGAACCTGTGTCCGCACTCGATGTTTCGATCCAATCACAAGTATTGAATCTTCTGGAGGACCTGCAAAAGGAATTCCAGTTGACTTATATATTCATAGCCCATGACCTTGGAGTTGTAAGGCATATCAGTGACAGGGTTGGAGTCATGTATTTAGGAAGACTCGTAGAAATCACAGAAGCCGATAAGCTGTATGAAAAACCGCTCCATCCATATACGAGAGCCTTGCTTTCAGCGGTACCGATCCCGGATCCAGATGTGAAAAGGGACCAAGAGCTGCTGACAGGGGATATTCCTAGCCCGGCGAATCCGCCGCAGGGATGTGCCTTCCATACAAGATGCAAGGAATGCATGGATATCTGCAAGACTGATAGACCCGTATTAAAGGAAATTGAACCTGGTCATTTTGCTGCCTGTCATCTTTATTCCTAA